One Glycine max cultivar Williams 82 chromosome 3, Glycine_max_v4.0, whole genome shotgun sequence DNA window includes the following coding sequences:
- the LOC102662117 gene encoding cytochrome P450 94C1, with amino-acid sequence MELELESFTLCTLMQLFTNIPFGSTLCLSLAIIIITLVILTTFSSSLFLRWPKIITFFCSCETCQAYLTSGWSKTFDNLCDWYAHLLRNSPTKTIHIHVLRNTITANPDNVEYMLKTRFHNFPKGKTFSTILGDFLGRGIFNVDGESWSFQKKMASLELSKNSIRSFAFEVVKFEIKDRLIPLLVLSKQNDCVLDLQDVFKRFSFDSICRFSFGLDPMCLELSLPISEFAMSFDLASKLSAERAMSVSPLIWKIKRFLNVGSEKKLRKAIKMIDILAREVIRQRRKMGFSSISPHKDDLLSRFMRTITDDTYLKDIIVSFLLAGRDTVASALTSFFWLLAKHPEVESQILLEAEQVIGSDYNKDLTSYEELQQLHYLQAAANESMRLYPPIQFDSKFCLEDDVLPDGTFVKRGTRVTYHPYAMGRLEEIWGSDCFEFRPERWLKEGLFCPQNPFKYPVFQAGIRVCLGKEMALLELKSVALSLLRRFHIELAAPPPHHHHHSTPRFSPGLTATFSCGLRVKVREQGTQQRQHTTQPLHHS; translated from the coding sequence ATGGAGCTAGAGCTTGAATCTTTTACACTGTGCACTCTGATGCAGCTCTTCACCAACATCCCCTTTGGCAGCACACTGTGTCTTTCACTGGCCATTATCATCATCACCCTCGTGATCCTCACTACCTTTTCTTCATCTCTCTTCCTTCGCTGGCCAAAAATAATCACTTTCTTCTGTAGCTGCGAAACATGCCAGGCCTATCTCACTTCAGGTTGGTCCAAAACCTTCGACAACCTTTGCGATTGGTACGCTCACCTCCTCCGAAACTCGCCGACAAAAACCATCCACATCCACGTCCTCCGAAACACCATCACCGCCAACCCCGACAACGTGGAATACATGCTCAAGACCAGGTTCCACAACTTCCCCAAGGGAAAAACGTTCTCCACCATCCTCGGCGATTTCCTCGGCCGAGGAATCTTCAACGTCGACGGAGAATCCTGGAGCTTCCAGAAGAAGATGGCGAGTCTTGAACTCAGCAAGAACTCGATAAGATCCTTCGCCTTCGAGGTCGTCAAATTCGAAATCAAAGACCGACTCATCCCTCTCCTTGTTCTGTCCAAACAAAATGACTGTGTTTTGGATTTACAAGACGTTTTCAAGAGATTCTCGTTCGACAGCATTTGTAGATTCTCCTTCGGGTTGGACCCTATGTGTCTGGAGCTGTCTCTGCCTATATCGGAGTTTGCTATGTCCTTTGACTTGGCGTCGAAACTGTCCGCGGAGAGAGCCATGTCGGTGTCCCCTCTAATATGGAAGATCAAACGGTTCCTCAACGTGGGCTCCGAGAAGAAGCTGAGAAAAGCTATTAAAATGATTGACATCTTAGCCAGAGAAGTCAtaagacaaagaagaaaaatgggGTTTTCATCAATTTCACCTCATAAGGACGACTTGTTATCACGGTTCATGAGAACCATCACTGATGACACATACTTAAAAGACATTATCGTAAGTTTCTTGCTAGCCGGTCGTGATACCGTGGCTTCGGCTCTAACAAGCTTCTTTTGGCTCTTAGCAAAACACCCAGAAGTGGAATCCCAAATTCTTCTAGAAGCAGAGCAAGTAATTGGATCAGACTATAACAAAGACCTTACAAGCTATGAAGAGCTTCAACAACTGCACTATTTACAAGCTGCGGCGAATGAAAGCATGAGACTTTATCCTCCGATTCAATTCGATTCCAAGTTTTGCTTAGAAGATGATGTGTTGCCTGATGGGACTTTTGTGAAGAGAGGAACTAGGGTTACTTACCATCCCTACGCGATGGGGCGTTTGGAGGAGATATGGGGTTCGGATTGCTTTGAGTTTAGGCCAGAGAGGTGGTTGAAGGAAGGACTTTTTTGCCCTCAGAATCCGTTCAAGTATCCGGTTTTTCAAGCGGGGATAAGGGTGTGTTTGGGGAAAGAAATGGCACTGTTGGAGCTCAAGAGTGTGGCGCTTTCGTTGCTTCGGAGGTTCCACATCGAATTGGCGGCACCACCAccgcatcatcatcatcacagtACCCCACGTTTCTCGCCAGGCCTCACTGCAACTTTTAGTTGCGGTCTTCGCGTAAAGGTACGTGAACAAGGAACCCAACAACGACAACACACTACTCAACCTCTTCATCATTCATAG